From Synergistaceae bacterium:
GCGCTGTTTTTTAATGATATAATTAACAAAAGCTATATGATTTTTTGGGAGGCGGTTCCTTGATGGGCAAAAGTAAAGACGATCCTGGTGCTATAAGAAGACATCGCGGTTTCACGCTTATCGAGATAATGATAGTCGTCGTTATCATAGGTCTGCTGTCCGCGCTGGTAGGGCCGCGTCTTATCGGGCAGAGCGACGATGCGAAGCGCAAGACGACAGCAACACAGATAGCGCAGCTTGAACAGGTCCTGGGGCTCTTCCATCTTGACAACGGCTTTTATCCTACTACGGACCAAGGACTCGAGGCACTTGTCAAAGAGCTTACTATGCCTCCTGAGCCGCTTAACTATAAAAAAGGCGGTTATATGAAAAAAGTACCTAAAGATGCGTGGGGGCGCGAATTTTTCTACGAATGTCCCGGCGAACATGGAGATTTTGACATTATCTCCTATGGTTCTGACGGGAAGGAAGGCGGAGAAGACTCCGCTGCTGACATCAAAAACTGGGAGTAAGAGGTGAATGAGAAAAATAGAATGCATAATCAAAGCCATACAAAATGACCTTTTGCCGCTTACGCGTAAGAGCGTTGCCGCGGGCAACCATGTCTTCGGAGGTCTCGTTATCGATGCACGGACACTTGAAACCGTTGTCGCCGGTACTAACAACAGACAGAGTAACCCCATTTATCACGGGGAGATCGACACGATTCAGCGGTTCTTCGCACTTAAGGATCGTCCTGCACCGGAGGACTGCATTTTTGTTGCAAGCCACGACCCTTGTTCTATGTGCATCTCTGCGATAGCATGGTCCGGCTTCAGGGAGATCTGGGTGCTCTTCGGCTATGAAGACGTAGCTAAAGATTTTGACATGCCTGTAGACCTTATGATGTACCATGATATCTTCGGCGCAGCCGGAGCCAACCCAGACAACAGCTTTTTTAAGAAATACAGTTTGAAGGACGAAGCGGCAAAAGAACAGGATTCCGCCGTTTTAGCTGCAGAGATGGAAGAAATAGCCGCGGCTTATGCAGCGCTTGAGGTTCAGGATTTCGATTATCCCGGAATGTAATATTGTTGCCGTTAATTATGTATATGGCAAAAAAAGATGACTCCACGTATGCGGAATCATCTCATTTTTTGTATGGATATTTGATCTCTTAGTTAGGCCTGAAGGCTCGGCTCAGCC
This genomic window contains:
- the gspG gene encoding type II secretion system major pseudopilin GspG; the protein is MGKSKDDPGAIRRHRGFTLIEIMIVVVIIGLLSALVGPRLIGQSDDAKRKTTATQIAQLEQVLGLFHLDNGFYPTTDQGLEALVKELTMPPEPLNYKKGGYMKKVPKDAWGREFFYECPGEHGDFDIISYGSDGKEGGEDSAADIKNWE
- a CDS encoding deaminase, whose product is MRKIECIIKAIQNDLLPLTRKSVAAGNHVFGGLVIDARTLETVVAGTNNRQSNPIYHGEIDTIQRFFALKDRPAPEDCIFVASHDPCSMCISAIAWSGFREIWVLFGYEDVAKDFDMPVDLMMYHDIFGAAGANPDNSFFKKYSLKDEAAKEQDSAVLAAEMEEIAAAYAALEVQDFDYPGM